In Pseudoalteromonas sp. MM1, a single window of DNA contains:
- the mioC gene encoding FMN-binding protein MioC, giving the protein MSSVNIIVGSQMGSAEYVAEQLCDELNNQGITAELHDQPNLSDIDQHNTIWLICTSTYGAGDYPDNLLPFIEQLKQQSDLSSVKYSVIGLGDTSYDTYNLAGRNINSLMASKGATCIAPRLELNILDEALPEDTALEWLDSWIEKTQLK; this is encoded by the coding sequence ATGAGTTCTGTAAATATAATCGTGGGTAGTCAAATGGGATCTGCAGAATATGTAGCAGAACAACTATGTGATGAGTTAAATAACCAAGGTATAACTGCTGAACTACATGATCAACCTAATTTATCTGATATTGATCAACACAATACAATATGGCTTATATGCACATCGACCTATGGCGCGGGCGATTATCCCGACAACCTTTTACCCTTTATTGAGCAATTAAAACAACAAAGCGATCTATCATCTGTTAAATATTCAGTCATTGGTTTAGGCGACACTAGCTACGACACCTACAACCTTGCTGGGCGTAATATAAATAGTTTAATGGCCAGCAAAGGCGCAACATGTATAGCCCCAAGGCTCGAATTGAATATTCTTGATGAAGCATTACCCGAAGATACCGCGCTAGAGTGGTTAGACTCATGGATAGAGAAAACACAATTAAAGTAA
- the mnmE gene encoding tRNA uridine-5-carboxymethylaminomethyl(34) synthesis GTPase MnmE, with the protein MINQDTIAAQATAPGRGGVGIIRVSGSLAKSVAEKIIGKVPKLRYADYVPFKSLNGEQLDQGIAIYFAGPNSFTGEDVLELQGHGGPVVLDMLLKEISQIEGVRLAKPGEFSERAFMNDKLDLTQAEAISDLINATSEQAAKSALQSLQGEFSKHIETLVEKVIHLRMYVEAAIDFPDEEIDFLSDGKVSGDLDAIITQLNTVTSQAKQGSIMREGMRVVIAGRPNAGKSSLLNALAGREAAIVTEIAGTTRDVLREHIHIDGMPLHIIDTAGLRESPDRVEQIGIERAWDEINQADRVLFMLDGTDTTDTDPHAIWPEFMAKLPQGMGVTVIRNKADLSGDAVGMDESQQYPVISLSAKNAQGIELVRDHLKACIGFQGATEGGFMARRRHLDALEHAAYHLDTGKTQLEMHIAGEILAEELRLTQQYLNEITGEFTSDDLLGKIFSSFCIGK; encoded by the coding sequence ATGATCAATCAAGACACAATTGCAGCACAAGCGACCGCCCCTGGGCGTGGTGGCGTAGGTATAATTCGGGTTTCTGGCAGCCTTGCTAAAAGCGTGGCCGAAAAAATAATAGGCAAAGTACCTAAGCTTCGCTATGCCGACTATGTGCCTTTTAAAAGTTTAAACGGCGAGCAGCTCGATCAAGGCATCGCTATTTATTTTGCAGGTCCAAACTCATTTACCGGCGAAGATGTACTTGAACTACAAGGTCACGGCGGCCCTGTTGTACTCGACATGCTATTAAAAGAAATTAGCCAAATAGAAGGCGTTCGCTTAGCTAAGCCTGGTGAGTTTTCTGAACGCGCTTTTATGAACGACAAGCTTGATTTAACCCAAGCAGAGGCTATTAGCGATTTAATTAATGCAACCTCAGAGCAAGCAGCTAAAAGCGCCCTACAATCGCTACAAGGTGAGTTTTCTAAACACATTGAAACTCTAGTAGAAAAAGTTATTCATTTACGTATGTATGTAGAGGCAGCCATTGACTTCCCTGATGAGGAAATTGATTTTTTATCCGATGGCAAAGTATCAGGCGATTTAGATGCCATTATCACCCAATTAAACACAGTAACGAGCCAAGCTAAGCAAGGCAGTATTATGCGAGAAGGTATGCGCGTTGTGATCGCAGGGCGCCCTAATGCGGGTAAATCAAGCCTACTTAATGCCCTAGCAGGACGCGAAGCTGCCATAGTAACCGAAATAGCGGGTACTACTCGTGACGTACTACGTGAGCACATTCATATTGATGGCATGCCACTGCATATTATCGATACCGCAGGCCTACGTGAAAGCCCAGACCGCGTTGAACAAATAGGTATAGAGCGCGCGTGGGATGAAATAAACCAAGCTGATCGCGTGTTGTTTATGCTTGACGGCACCGACACCACCGACACCGACCCACACGCAATTTGGCCTGAGTTTATGGCAAAATTACCGCAAGGTATGGGTGTTACCGTAATAAGGAATAAAGCCGATTTATCGGGTGATGCAGTAGGTATGGATGAAAGCCAGCAATACCCAGTAATTAGTTTAAGCGCTAAAAATGCACAAGGTATTGAGCTTGTTCGCGACCACCTAAAGGCCTGTATTGGTTTTCAAGGCGCAACAGAAGGTGGATTTATGGCACGCCGCCGCCATTTAGATGCGCTTGAGCACGCGGCCTATCACTTAGACACGGGTAAAACGCAATTAGAAATGCACATAGCTGGTGAAATATTAGCTGAAGAGCTACGTCTAACGCAGCAATACTTAAACGAAATAACCGGTGAATTTACCTCTGACGACCTACTAGGCAAAATATTTAGCTCGTTCTGTATTGGTAAGTAA